tttttttttttttgaaaaaaagttagcaAATGAGAgagattgaaagaaaatattggtTTAACTAAACATATCATCGATCATGACATATTGCAGATGATGGAATAATTCGCTCTTGTAGAACAAGAACAGAGAGTAACGCACTTGATATATAGTTTTGGGAAAGGAGAGTTTTGAATGCCATTCAACAACAGTGGAACAATGTTTTATTCTTGTTATTCTTTGCATTTAGTTACCATGCTCTTTCCTATTTTATGTTGCTTGGTCCGTGTTCTATACTCCGAATTCGAACAGCACTTAGTTTGGTCATGTGCTCAGGTGAGCgtgtaaataaaaacacatcACCTATATCAGTTTTATTTCGATTTCATCTAACAGGTTCTGATTGTGAGTATAAATTTATTACGCATATTTATTGCTGAAATGATGAACTCAAATAGTATACAATAggattgattgatttaaaagttaagcTACTAAAGTATGTTTTCCTTTAGAGAGTagtcattttaatttgaaggttttttttcttaaattgggggtgtctattttttaatgttttattttatttatttttcagtttagtaaAAACTATTATGTCAGGCTAAAATTTAGAAGtatattagtataaattttaatgcatttgtcataaattatataaaaataacaatttttaatcaagaaattagtgctatttttgaaaattgtaaaacattaaTAGCACTTTAGTTCTGAAAATTGCTTAAACAATGGGTAACATTCTAATGCGTGCGTTTTAGAacgtgaaaatatattttggcataaacaggctaaaattatttacttgtcaagaaaaaagaatgctTAATGGTTAGAAATTTAACTAATCAGATGAACAACCAAATCAGTTATCGAAAAGaattgtaaaagtaataatCCATGAATTTTTAGCATCACGAGGTCTTGGATTCCGTCGAGACGATCGTACAATTGGATCGCACCGTATCGGAAATTATTTGGCAACTTCGGAATTATTGAGCAAACTTGCTAATTTTCCTGGCTGGGTATAAAGGCAAAATTAAAGAAGTAAGGACAAAGAACATGCATTCTATTTATCAGCTTCCATTTCTAATGAATCGATTGTTtggtataaagcaaaattaaagaaagcaaaatatttttcagtaagtGTTGATTTAACTACAAACATTTCTCACATAGATTAGCTGACATTTACTGTTCAATATGTGAGCGAAGGAATTTCTGTGGAAcgttttttggattttattccCATTGAAAGTCATAAGTCTGAGTACTTGTCTGATactattgtattttttcctGATGACCAAGGCATAAATATAAGTGATTGTCGAGAACAAACATAAAATAGCACACCAGATATGCCAGGCAAGTACTTAGGTTTACAAAAAAGGTTAAAAGAGATGTGTCctgctgcaatttttttaccgTGTCTAGTACATAGCTTAAATATAATTCGTGCTGGAGGCATGGGATGCATCTTAGaggattatttccaatttttgcagaaacttaactcttttttttttcttcccttcagTTCCACCCATCGGTGGAATACCTTAACAGAATGCTTAGAATCTGGACTAGTCATAAAGGTTCCATTAGATGTTAGGTGGTACGCCTATTTAGGCGCAGTAAGGGCGCTGCAAAAAAGTTAGGAAAACTTTACGACTGTACTAcagattttcaaaaagaacaaaaaaaaagagcttcTAGAAACTAGACTCAATGCTTGTAGCCTTCTaaggaaattgaaaaagttagaaaatattgtGTTGACAGAATTTTGGAGTGATATCAAGAATAAATCAGACTTCAATATAAGCTTATGGAAGAAAGGTTGTTGATAGTTTGAAATTGATTGAAACCTTGATTGCTTTTGTGAAGAGAGAAGCTCTCTACTTATGAAAccattttgaaggaaaattgacctaattttaaatatgaagatgagACGACGTGTACTTCACCAAGAATTTCTAGTTTGACATTTTATTATGGAGATGCAGATAATGTTATATTACAAGGTAgcgaaatatttaaagttaatctCCCAGTAATGGACATATTTAATAgtcaattaaaattgatttcaatagcGCATAAGCCAATAACTGAtttgttcagattttttttcaaatatgaattcTTTAGAGTCTAAGGAATTAATGCTtcactgttataatttttgaagattttatgccaatgatatgaatgaaaaagaacTAGCTCTATAGTTGGAACATTTCAAGAATTATTTGGATCAGGAGAATAAGTTAGTCCAATTAATGCATAGATGAGATgtataaaagagtaaaaaacaaCAATCTCGAAGACattaacattgaatttttttgtcaatcatAATAATTAAGTGTAGTAGCAAACATTTATTCTCcagactaaaattaataaaaaattaaataagaaaaagtatgaCTTAAGAAAGAATGAGTCATTTTCAATTGTGAGCATTGGATATGATGTCTTgcaagaaaatgattttaatgatgTGATAAAAGGCTATCAAAAAGTGTAAACTTTCTATGCAAATAATGTATTGAagcttttataataatgtattattgtttaaaataaatatgaaaattcaaaattatccataagtaaaattttttattctttaaaactacTCATAAAAGGCCCCCAAATTTATTTGGGGCCCATTATGAgcccataaaattttttaatagttttacatCGTGTGTcacttttaatagttttactttCGTCTTAGTCATAATCTTTTAATCaaggttaaaaattaagaagaaaatatattcactAGTCAGAAGCTCCtctaattaaaagataatactagtctctgcaattttttattggttCATTTACAtgcctttattaaatttttttcttagagttAATTTAagcgaaaaattattatacagagAATGTGTTTATAATTACGAAGAAATACGCTGCTTTATGACAAAAACacagatcaaaatttttaatcaaaaaaccAAAACAGCATACCAACTGTTTACATCACTGCTGATCTGGAAGACTGCTGATAATTATATTATGGTGGTCCAAGTTGAGTTTTAGATTTCTTGGACCACCCTTAATTTAAAGCCCTGGTTATTCCAGAGCAACGATTTGAgttcctattttcattttttattgcatgtatatttaaattttccaaatttttttattaagcatataaatatataatatctgtagtttttaaaatagcttgaAGCAAGCAAAGTGGTTGAGCTTGAATGAATGCTACTTCTCAATGCTGTTACCATATTGTAATCTAGCAAAACAGCCGCCGCTTTCTATTCTGCCTGAGTTATCTATAATTTGGGATTACGTGACTATTAACTGTCTTAGTGATGTTCTGTTtctagaaactttaaaaaaagaaatcaccaaatatatatttgctgccAGTGATGTGCAATTAAATGTGGTAATATGCAGGATCTTGGTACTAGTTTGCAGTAGTGACTTGAAAATTGTTGCTGGAgccttatattttaatgaaatattgtgCAAATAGATTATCTCTtttccttttcataatttgcttgcttctaaaaatttatcccctctgcagattatcaaaattgcgatggcatgtcttcgaatcatcctagggatgtttcccagaccgtcccCAAAAGCCCATTGTGCGACGGAAATAAAGTGCCTACCTACCATCTGAAAATTGATTCTGGTTCCtagaagttttgattttttgtaagACTCCTGGtaatagataattaatataGGTACTGTTGTAATAGAAAAAACTCCCTTTCTTTGCACTTATGAGGAGATACTCTTTGAGTACAAAAAAGCAACACTGGAATGTACTTTAACTATGTGAGTGGTATTTCGGAAATTGCTTTTGAAGTTTCTTACTGGCTATAGAAGCTAGCAAACTTGCGCTTCAGAGTCTCTTCTCTAAGATCGTCCTGAATTAACACTAGATAACAGCACAATACACTGAAACATCTTTATACGGTGTTTTTCACCAGACTGAAGCTTATGTAGATCCTTCGTATGAATTAAATTGCAGGAGAGTGCTACTTTTTCAGAAAGTATGAGTAGGATATATTATGTAGTGTTTTAACTTTCTGTAggcaaattttttgctttttattaaaaattatttattttgaatcagccaatatttttaaatgtgtatcgTAATTTACTTTCCTTGATGTAAcctccatttttaaatatattttttatcctaCAGATATAAATGTtccatttacaatttatttggaGGAAAGTAATCCAGCCATTGAAAGAGTGCCCATATGAGAAAAGACCGTCCCGCCATGCTTAATTACTTATatgattttgtagaaaaaattggCAATTATTCTTACTCCACTCttcatttagaatatttagaaaaatacatagatATACAGTTTACATCATGGCTTTTGTGGCTATTTACTCCAATAATTGTGAGTAACTATTTTTGTAATACTTAATAATCAGCTTTTTTAATTGGTAAtcattaagtttaaaagtttatttttgcatagcttctaatttttgatttattcagAAATGATTACTTTTTAAGTCTTGCTTGggcaaaatctaataaaaacagCTTTACATTTGCATAATCTTGCATGAACAAAACCTCATTGTAGTGATAATTAGTATTTACTTCATTTCAGATGTTTAAGATGTTTTTGTAAGCTATGTTTATTTGGAATTTTGCCCGTGTTATACAGTCTTGGTTTAAGTTTgtacttggaaaaaaataaatctcttttaactattatgaaatatgcaataaaaattctttataatccCAAATCTTGCTATCCAAAAATGCTTTGCATTATAGGgaattttgtataaatagcTATGTATATGTCTGAAACAGATCAAAATTAATGCtttacctaaattttaaaacaaatatttaaaaacacaaaaatatacattttaatatttattttatttgtagaaaaagcTTTAAGTATTAAGAGCAATTATGggaaatgtgaaaataaatgcaGTTTATGGGAAATGTGGTTTATAGAATTGTATTACTTCTGTACATTTATGCACTAGTATGACATTTTTTTGAGATTCTAggattttcccttttttttctaagcatttCTAAGGAATTTGCTCTTATTCTTTGCctgatacttttcaaaaatttgaatgaaaagacTAATAAAAAAGGGACTTTAAATCTGTGAACTGATGAAAAGGTTTTCAACTCAATTTTGGTTTTCCAATGTGGcttagtttgaaataatatctattataaaattgtttcaagaaATAGTTATTGTCTGTGAAATTAAGTTTCCTATGGTTAGATTTGTTTTCATatctttcataattataattttttgtgcacttgtgcaatttttactatttaaaacttGATGTTTATCCATATAGCTTTCCATTATTTCAAGGCTACATATTCTGACCTGTTATCTATAATATATCAATCCTCttgtgaaatgtttaaaaacttgttataaaatacttttcattgtagcatcatttattaataaatttactgtaCACAAATTAGTCTTAACTTTGGTTTTCCAAGATGATTCAACAGTCTGCTGAAAATCAACCACATAGAAGGAAGTAATGATTTCATACTCCTTTTTGTTGCTATCTAAGCACAATCCGCCAGAGAAGTTGAGAGAACTTGTTTTCTCTTGTCTCTATTGTTTACTTTCCAGCATCTACTGTATTGCATTAgaatatgtaatgaaaaaacTCATTGTGCAAAACTTATGTGAGTATTTATATCAACCCTCCGATGCTTATCCTGTAAAGAGTTTATGATGCCGAAGTTGTGTTTATCAAAGATAtccagatttttaaatatttttagtttacccACTAATACTGTGGATagcatttacataatttttaaaaacttcaatgaTGGTCTTTGAAGATACACTATTAGTTATAGCTATCATTAATATGTTAGATGATTTGCAGTGCTTAGATATTTATGTACaatccttttatttattatgtatttgttaattatcctgataaaatattgaaagatatttaaataattttgcaggttgcatttgtttttccatttatattgtttgttttcttcttcCTGTCTGCATTGTTTGTCCGTGCATACAAATACAGATATCGTCTTCGCGAAGCTTATCATAGAGATGTGTGGGATGGTGCCAGAAACACACTTTCTACTCTTTGGGATGCCCTTGGCTGGCTCTGGCATGGTAATCCATTCACGCATTTCCTCTTGTTTTCTCTCATATCTAATGACTTTTGATCTTTACAAATGTTCTACAGGTAAAGCTTcattgttgaattattttttaatgacaaataatttcattttgcaaattaaaattacaaaacaggAAACCCTAATTAGTTTAAAGAGCAGAGGATAGGGTATACTCTGTACTATgtgaactaaaacaaaaaaatacttatcttacaaattatatgcaaaaatgAATATAGTATAATTTTGATTCTATAAATAAGCACCTTCTCTCAGTGTCTAAACACCAAATGTGTTTTGTTTCCACATTTGGTGTTTAGTCACTGAGAGAAGGTTCTTCCTTATAGAATCAAAGCTatgctgtattttttattaattcacacacacacacacacacattatatatatatatatataNtatatatatataatagcctaattatgtataaatgcttacaaaaaatgcttaatagttactaaaattttcatcCTAACTTGAACATATATTGTTCTACACTTTCTGCTTTAAAGGATCTGCTTaattgaaaatgcttttaagcaataaattctTTAGActagaatttgttttaataatatttattaactgatttttttcttcatcttttgataaattaaagaatCTTACAACCccttaaattattaactgagttttattattaaaatgtgtttattgtGGTACTCATTGAACATTATGTTCAAAACAGTCTAAAGCAACAATTATTCAGCCAATTTATTCCTAAcatcatttatttagaaaatttaattaaataattttgagtagcagcaaagaaaaatttaattatataggTCTAACTTATATGAAATAGTGTCAAATATATTGAAGGATCATGTCAGTTTATATTCTTAACAAATTGTTGCAGGTGACAAAGTGTTTATAATTATACAACTATAAAATTActaagctaattttttaaaaatatgttgtagataaaatttgaaacatggAGTTTTGTTCTTATAGAGAAtcctaataattataatcaaattaatttattgacttatttatttagtttaaagtattttctttttaatttttgctttgttctattcaataatatttttattttgttttcaattcaaaataattcactGCTGGCaattaaaatatgagttttcaaaaaatttctgaatcctttaattattttttttttagtttaaaaattgcgcaaataatgactttttttcaattaggtCTGATTATTTTGATATTGGTTTATGTATTGATAGTAAAATACGTTATAATTCCAAATTAGATTagataaataagttatttttattcttagctaTGTTTGATTTGCTGTAATATAATTAAACtgtttgaaatatgatttttaattgaaaacgtAAAAtgtgtctgattttttttaaaattatgtaccgAAATGGtttcttctattatttttgaaaactaatcagttatttcataaaaactaaaagttcTTATAAATTGCtgctattttaaaagtttgaattttattttgttttgctttatttagtacacaaagttttatgaaaattttaaaacaaagattaatttaaaatcagcatCAGGGAGAATTTCTTGTTAGCAAAAAATCAAAGCCAATCTTTGTATAGGGTTACTTATATGTTGCTTCATAGATTTCTTTTGTATACTGTCTAGTATTTCTCATAGACTATTTGTCAAACTTTTTTTGCTTAACTATATTAGAAAATTACACTTCTGTATTACTCTGATATGATGTGtgtaaaatttgaactttttcagGTTATGAGATGGTTGGCATTGAAAATATTCCTGATAGTGGAGGAGCACTGTTAATTTTCTATCACGGTGCTATTCCGATagattattattacatattagcCAAGACTATCCTGATAAAGAAAAGGTGCATCAGATCAGTGGGTGatcattttctctttaaaatacctggtaaaaatattatttacttatgttAGAATTATCTACAGcgacattctaaaaaaaaaattttttttaatgtatacattTGATTAAGagtcattgtaaaaatttatgcttcttaattaatttttagcaaatttagatttttataatttctcttctcaatttttgattataaagctttcttttttcctaatttaaagtaatatgaaATTGACAATGGAAGATTGGGTATGGAGAAGAAGGCATAACAAGAACTATGAtgataataagattttattttgcaatcgattaattacaaaatgagTTTAATATCATTCATTTCGACCTTTCACAATTGCATAAAGTAAAAAGTAGCTTATGCATGAACTAAGttgtataaatgtttaaattcttaatttatgcatggattgtttttaaaaatttttttcccttccataTAGGATGGAATCTTTTAATGGATGTTTGCCATGTTTTTTCTGGCTCTTTCCAGCTATGTGTTCAGTATTTAAAAGAAGGCCATCTTGTCGCGCTTGCACCTGGTGGAGTCCTCGAAGCACAGTTTGGAGATGAAAATTACCAACTCATGTGGGCAAAGAGAATTGGCTTTGCAAAAGTAGCTTTGGAAGCGCAAGTGGTATTTCTAcctttcaattataaattgcttctgtgttattttgaaatgttttttgccattaatctttattatgaataacggataaaaatttaaaaaaccgaTGAATGAGAATCGGTACCTTGcaatttaatgaacaaaatttgcagtgcttgtaaaagaaaattgtggGTGCTTTAAGAAGATCTGATGTCTTAGTAAATATCATAAAGGTCATGTGATGTATAGTAAATACAGGCTTGGAAGgtcataagtatttttattattttttgatgattatttCTTTGAGGTTGTTTTCTTCTTCTGGTAAATATAAGTTCCtctatttttctgcattttgcaTCAGACACTATTACATTTGCCTTGTTACTTTATGtactaaatgttttttgagtATTGCatcataacttttaaatcaagatAACTGAATACTGCATTTCTTCCTgaggaaaacaaatttaatatcctCAAAGCATGAAGGTGAATgtctaaaaaaaggaaattttttgtgccttcaattattaaagattattatttcagttcgtattttaaaaggaaagaaatatatttgagtATCTTAATTTGATTAAAGCAGAAAAGAGTAATGTACCTGTTTAGTattgtaaaaaaactaattaggtTAGCCTTACTCAAATGATTATATTAAGTACCGTCATTCTCAAttactaaaataacatttttagtgCAACATTTACCAACATTTAGTGCAACATTATTACAGAAGGGTTGTTTTTATATCTCTACTTTTCTGCAGAGCTTTCGTAagagaataaacatttttcaggGTAATTCTACACTCAGTACCTTTGCTGTAACACAACGTAAACAAATTAAGAGATTTTCAAAACTGCTTATGACTTATTGATTGTTATTACACTGCATTATTTGTTACATTGAGCGTATCTCCTAAAATTACATTAGCTATGATTGGAATGTCTGAAAAACGATTACTAtcaatttctgtttattttatcatgaattagtattttatcaaaatttatttgtcttgcttctatttttatctttttttaatctatatgtttgtttttatattactttaaactCTAAATAATGCAAGGTTTAACCTGTTAACTattccttaattaatttttaatcacttatcTGATTACAATACAAagtttttaactgttttgtctttattttcaatagctTATCTGAGCTAACCTTTCAGAAAGTTAAGTATATAATGATAAGACAAGTATGAAATAACTGTACAATTCTGCATATTCTAACCATATTATCTCCTAAAtgtataacttaaattaaatattttgtatatatagataatttattgatgatttttattgtttcctttGATTTTGTAGCCAATAGTTCCAATCTTCACTCAAAATCTCAGAGAAGCTTTCAGGTCTGTGAAAACCGGAAGccgtaagtaaaatttttatgaatcataccgtaattaaaacatgaatgcttatttcacattttcaaaaaagaaagatgcTTACTCATGGTCTCAAAGTAGGTGCCCAGAGGGCTCCTTGGCTCGGGGCAGCAGTAGACGAGAACAAACAGCCATTACTCGTTTCCTCAATGGACATCTGTCATCAATAACTTATAACAATGgt
This window of the Parasteatoda tepidariorum isolate YZ-2023 chromosome 4, CAS_Ptep_4.0, whole genome shotgun sequence genome carries:
- the LOC107438853 gene encoding DGAT1/2-independent enzyme synthesizing storage lipids isoform X1, which gives rise to MRKDRPAMLNYLYDFVEKIGNYSYSTLHLEYLEKYIDIQFTSWLLWLFTPIIVAFVFPFILFVFFFLSALFVRAYKYRYRLREAYHRDVWDGARNTLSTLWDALGWLWHGYEMVGIENIPDSGGALLIFYHGAIPIDYYYILAKTILIKKRCIRSVGDHFLFKIPGWNLLMDVCHVFSGSFQLCVQYLKEGHLVALAPGGVLEAQFGDENYQLMWAKRIGFAKVALEAQVPIVPIFTQNLREAFRSVKTGSRFLRKIYERTRFPVLPIYGGFPVKLKTFIGPPIPYDSNLTPEELASKYSIFQTAAAIEYMINEHQRMPGNILMALVDRVYEKPKLKNI
- the LOC107438853 gene encoding DGAT1/2-independent enzyme synthesizing storage lipids isoform X2, coding for MRKDRPAMLNYLYDFVEKIGNYSYSTLHLEYLEKYIDIQFTSWLLWLFTPIIVAFVFPFILFVFFFLSALFVRAYKYRYRLREAYHRDVWDGARNTLSTLWDALGWLWHGYEMVGIENIPDSGGALLIFYHGAIPIDYYYILAKTILIKKRCIRSVGDHFLFKIPGWNLLMDVCHVFSGSFQLCVQYLKEGHLVALAPGGVLEAQFGDENYQLMWAKRIGFAKVALEAQVPIVPIFTQNLREAFRSVKTGSRFLRKIYERTRFPVLPIYGGFPVKLKTFIGPPIPYDSNLTPEELASKTAAAIEYMINEHQRMPGNILMALVDRVYEKPKLKNI